One Aegilops tauschii subsp. strangulata cultivar AL8/78 chromosome 7, Aet v6.0, whole genome shotgun sequence genomic window carries:
- the LOC109785793 gene encoding uncharacterized protein: protein MASSRRALLVVLLVSMAAVVAMGRPVRSDLGLGLGGGLGIGLDLGLGGSGSASGSGQGSGYSAWSGQNGGSHAASGHGSGTGSGYGYGSGSANGGSASGCGSGTSSCSGSGSGSGSVGLGTSINVGVGVGSNGGANGGPDCNTGTGSNYGSGVGSGSGSGSGSGSSGGSYPSHGRESSGIGSGSGVSSGYGGGSNVGPSGGCSSCGSGSGGVVGGSSSNANSGAGSSSNSYGGSNAGSYSNSGAGSGSSVGSGYDSSGSGSGSGSSSGSGAASFGGSRGGSSSNSGSMSGANSGSNSGAFGASGSGSNSMSGANSGAFGATGGGSNSMSGSGSSSNSGSMSGANSDAGAGSSSGAFGASGGGSNSMSGSGSGSSSASDSSSGSTGFGSGTGAGSSSSAWSGAGSGSSPGSFSGAGSSSWSSSTSGSTSGVGFGPGGRPGFGVSGGGAGYGAGYGSGGGSGWGKHH from the exons ATGGCGTCGTCCCGTCGGGCTCTTCTTGTGGTGCTGCTGGTGTCAATGGCAGCAGTTGTTGCAATGGGCAGGCCGGTGAGAAGCGACCTGGGTCTGGGTTTAGGTGGTGGGCTGGGCATAGGGCTTGATCTTGGGCTCGGTGGATCGGGTTCGGCCTCTGGTTCGGGCCAGGGGTCGGGTTACAGTGCTTGGTCAGGCCAGAACGGCGGTTCTCATGCCGCGTCCGGCCATGGGTCGGGCACGGGCTCCGGTTACGGGTATGGCTCTGGCTCTGCTAATGGGGGCTCCGCTTCCGGGTGTGGTTCGGGTACGTCGTCTTGCTCGGGTTCGGGTTCTGGCTCTGGTTCCGTAGGCTTGGGCACATCGATCAATGTCGGTGTAGGTGTCGGCTCGAATGGCGGGGCGAATGGCGGTCCTGACTGTAACACGGGTACCGGGTCGAACTATGGTTCCGGAGTGGGCTCGGGTTCGGGGTCGGGCTCTGGGTCCGGGTCTAGTGGAGGTTCATACCCTTCGCATGGTCGTGAGTCATCTGGTATTGGGTCGGGTTCGGGTGTATCGTCTGGGTATGGTGGCGGGTCGAATGTCGGGCCAAGTGGTGGGTGCTCAtcttgtggttccggctctggtgGTGTTGTTGGTGGCTCCTCGTCGAATGCGAATTCGGGCGCTGGTTCAAGCTCCAACTCTTACGGAGGGTCGAACGCCGGTTCTTACTCGAATTCTGGAGCTGGGTCCGGCTCAAGCGTAGGCTCAGGATATGATTCCTCTGGGTCTGGTTCAGGTTCAGGTTCATCTTCTGGGTCAG GTGCGGCTTCATTTGGTGGATCACGTGGCGGTTCAAGCTCCAACTCTGGCTCCATGTCGGGTGCAAACTCAGGGTCAAACTCTGGTGCGTTCGGTGCTTCAGGCAGTGGATCAAACTCGATGTCGGGTGCAAACTCCGGTGCGTTCGGTGCAACAGGCGGTGGATCAAACTCCATGTCGGGTTCAGGGTCAAGCTCTAACTCCGGCTCTATGTCGGGTGCAAACTCGGATGCTGGTGCTGGTTCGAGCTCGGGTGCGTTCGGTGCATCAGGCGGTGGATCAAACTCCATGTCTGGTTCAGGTTCAGGGTCAAGCTCTGCATCCGACTCGAGCTCAG GGTCTACCGGATTTGGTTCTGGCACGGGCGCCGGTTCCAGCTCGAGCGCCTGGTCCGGCGCCGGTTCCGGCTCGAGCCCTGGCTCGTTCTCCGGAGCAGGATCCTCCAGCTGGTCCAGCTCGACGTCCGGCTCAACCTCGGGCGTAGGGTTCGGTCCCGGGGGACGGCCGGGCTTCGGCGTCAGCGGAGGAGGAGCAGGGTACGGCGCGGGCTACGGGTCCGGAGGTGGGTCTGGCTGGGGCAAGCACCACTAA
- the LOC109785788 gene encoding E3 ubiquitin-protein ligase GW2 isoform X1, producing MGNAAPRGPAVEERLTQPRRLVRQLSDLDSDRLRRLIRSGDLAPCFDAAEEDGRAVECPICFHFYPSLNRSKCCGKGICTECFLQLMPSKASKAVHCPFCKTAAYAVEYRGARTLSEKKLQREEEQSVYEGATRIHSKNAGGHILLP from the exons ATGGGCAACGCTGCGCCGCGCGGTCCGGCGGTGGAGGAGCGGCTGACGCAGCCGCGCCGCCTCGTCCGGCAGCTCTCCGACCTGGACTCCGACCGGCTCCGGCGGCTCATCCGCTCCGGCGACCTCGCGCCGTGCTTCGACGCCGCCGAGGAGGACGGACGCGCAGTGGAGTGCCCCATCTGCTTCCAC TTCTACCCGAGTTTGAATCGATCCAAGTGCTGCGGCAAAGGGATCTGCACAG AGTGCTTCTTGCAGTTGATGCCGTCGAAGGCTTCCAAAGCTGTCCA CTGCCCATTCTGCAAAACCGCAGCCTACGCTGTCGAATACCGCGGTGCTAGAACCTTGAGTGAGAAGAAACTTCAACGAGAA GAAGAACAGAGCGTTTATGAGGGTGCGACAAGAATACATTCCAAGAACGCCGGGGGACATATCCTACTACCATAG
- the LOC109785788 gene encoding E3 ubiquitin-protein ligase GW2 isoform X2 yields MGNAAPRGPAVEERLTQPRRLVRQLSDLDSDRLRRLIRSGDLAPCFDAAEEDGRAVECPICFHFYPSLNRSKCCGKGICTECFLQLMPSKASKAVHCPFCKTAAYAVEYRGARTLSEKKLQREQNFYSEFLTGRTERL; encoded by the exons ATGGGCAACGCTGCGCCGCGCGGTCCGGCGGTGGAGGAGCGGCTGACGCAGCCGCGCCGCCTCGTCCGGCAGCTCTCCGACCTGGACTCCGACCGGCTCCGGCGGCTCATCCGCTCCGGCGACCTCGCGCCGTGCTTCGACGCCGCCGAGGAGGACGGACGCGCAGTGGAGTGCCCCATCTGCTTCCAC TTCTACCCGAGTTTGAATCGATCCAAGTGCTGCGGCAAAGGGATCTGCACAG AGTGCTTCTTGCAGTTGATGCCGTCGAAGGCTTCCAAAGCTGTCCA CTGCCCATTCTGCAAAACCGCAGCCTACGCTGTCGAATACCGCGGTGCTAGAACCTTGAGTGAGAAGAAACTTCAACGAGAA CAAAACTTTTATTCCGAATTTCTTACAGGAAGAACAGAGCGTTTATGA